Below is a window of Thermoproteota archaeon DNA.
CAATGACTGCTGATATTGTCTGCTTTGATCTTGAGGACTCTGTTCCTGAAAATGAAAAGAATAATGCTCGAAATTTGATCAAAAATGCCCTAAAATCAAGGTCTGAATACAAACCTGCAGTATATGTCAGAACGAATTCTCCTATATCTGGAAAAATTCCAAAAGATCTTGATTCTGTAATCCAAAAAGGGATTGATGGAATCGTAATCCCAAAGGTAAACAACACAAAAGAACTCAAAAAAATTGAAAAAATTCTTTTGAAAATAGAAAAAAAACGTAAGATAACACCCATCCAAATTATACCATCCATTGAAAGTGCAGAAGGCGTGGTTAATTGCTATGAAATATCTTCTGCCTCAAAACGTGTCTGTGCCATAGTCTTTGGAGTGTTTGATCTACTAAATGATATGGGAATAGAATATACAAAACAACCTGAGGGAGCAAAATATGCCAGATCAAAAGTTTCACTTGATGCAAAAGCTGCTGGCATAGCATCAATTGATGCCATATGGCAGGATCTTAAAGACAAAGAAGGACTAGTTGAGGACTGTAAAATTGGAAAAAGTTTGGGATATTCTGGAAAAAGCTTAATCCATCCAGATCAAATTGAAATTACTCATGAAATATTCTATCCAAGCAAACCAGAAATTGATTGGGCAGAAAAAGTTTGTCAGGTATATCTTGAATCGACTAAGAAAGGAAAAGGAGCGACAACAGTTGAGGGAAAAATGATAGATGAGGTTCACTATAAGCAAGCTAAAGCTTTACTTGAATTAATTAAAAAGCAATAATTCTATACTTCCATTAGCAATAATGTTGATTTTACATTTGAGATTTTTCTCATTTGCCAAGAAATTGCCTTTTTAATTAGTTCAGCCTTTCTTGAAACAAGTTTTGCAATAATGTTGTATGCACCAAATGTCTCCTGAACTTCTTTCACATAATCAACATGTCTTATCTCTTCAATTACTGATTCCTCTGTGCCCTTATCACAAGTAATTAGTACATATGCACTAACAGTTTTTTCACTCTTCACGTTGACCACAACTTTGATACGATATAGCTTCGCAGTCTAAGCAATTTCTCAAAGAGTTTTTGATCATAGTGGGATTCAGAAATTATTTTACCAATCTTTTCGTTGATTAATTCCAGTTCGCCATATGAAACTCTCTCCAGTTCTCTAGAGTATTTTGGATTCTGAGCGAGTTCTATGATGTCATTTGTTGAAAATCTTGCAAATACTAATGCCATACATAAAATAGGCGATCATTATATTTGAAGGGTAATTGATATTCTCAATAAACTCATTTGAAAAAGTATTATTAAATTAAACAAATTTTCACTTTTTAATCAAATTACCTTAAATATCATTTTCACGTAATTATATTGACGAGGACAACAATGATAGTTCTTCTATCAATGTTCAGTGCTGTGTCAAGGTAATTGTCTAGGAAGGCCTAGAAAAAGCAAAGCACTAACTCTATCCGTGGTTCCTCCTGGGATAGAGAACAATTCCTCGTCGTCCTATCTCAATTGTTTTATTTTATTATAGAGTATTGATAGTGTGAGCTCAACATCAATCTATCAGGCAATTCATGATGCACATTTGGATAATAGATTAGAAGAAATTTTACTAAAACTATTAGAGCATAATTCGTCTCCTAATGCCCAAGAACCCATAAGACAGTTTTTGGCAAACTATGAATTGATGAATGAAAATTTCTGGTCTTCATACAAAAAGGCAAATACAATTGAAGATGCTTTGGAAAGATATTATCAGTTTACAAAAAATCAATGTATTTTGGTAGAAACACTCATGGTAAATTTACGATTTACAATTGATAAGGATAATTCTAGAAAGGATCTTGCAGTGATGTTAAAGGATGGATTTACATTTTAGTTATGACAATTGCTCCATGCAATGATTACATTTTTGAGCCTTTATTCTGTCTCCGCCATCTGTCATCCATAATCTAACACTCTTCATACATCTTGGACATGAAATTACACTGTATAGCATAGTGTATCGGTAATAATACGTAAAAATAATTTAAAGACTTGACGATGTCCATTTGAACTCACAGATTTTAAAGATACTAATAAAGCAGATAATCCTCTCAAATTATAGATGGTTGATCTTTTAGATCCAATTAATGCTATTACCAGAATGTTTGAGGCAGAGAAATTTGATGATGTAGTCATTTACTGCAAAAAAATTTTAGATAAAAACCCAAAAGATATGACTGGTTTACAAAACATTACTACTGCGTTTCTTCATTTAGGACAATATCAAGATGCATTAGACTATTCAAGTAAAGTATTGGAGATGAATCCAACCGATACATATGCCTTAAAAAATAAAATTTTTGCCTTAGAACGCCTACGTAAATTTGATGATGTTTTAAAATCCTGTCAACAAATGCTTGATATTGATAAAAATGACACTTGGACTCTTAATAGCATGGGATTATCATTAAATGAACTTGATCAACATGCAGAAGCTATAGAATTTTACGAAAAGACTCTTCAGCTTGAACCAAATAATATCACAGCCTTAATGAATAAAGCAGTATCACTTAGCTATCTCAATAAATTTGAGCAATCAATTGAATGCTATGACAAAGTACAACAAATTGATCCTACAATAAAGCAGGCAAAAAAAGCAAAATCAGCTCTTTATGTAAAATTGGGAAAAGAAGATGAATCATTTTTAGCAGCACAAGGAGTCTTGGTTAAAGATATGAAAAAAATTCTTCAGGATGCTAAAAACAACAAGTGTACAGTCTTTCATCAGTTTTGTTTGAACGAATTCAATGATATGGAAGAAAAAAAACTCCGATCACAATCTTAATAATTTCATAGATTTCATTAGAATCTGAATAATGTTCACTGGAATCATTGAAGGAATAGGTAAAGTTGAGAAAATTGAAAAGAGTAAGAATAGAAGCGCTGTAAAAATGACAGTTGATCTTGGAACAAAATCCAGAGGTCTAAAGATTGGTCAAAGCGTTGCATTAAACGGAGTGTGTTTGACTGTTACTAAAATTGCAAAAAATAAGGCAAATTTTGAGATGATTGACGAGACAACAAAAAAAACAGATTTAGGAAATCTAAAACCAGGCAGCATCATAAACATAGAGAGAAGTCTCAAGGCAAATGATCGACTAGAAGGACATTTTGTATTGGGTCATGTAGATGGAGTTGGCATAATTAAAAAAATTCTCAAAAAACCAAAGGAAGTTCAAGTCTGGTTTGAAATCCCAAAAAAATTGTCAAAATATGTTGTAAAAAAGGGCTCTATTGCTATAGATGGAATTAGTTTGACGGTAGTTGATGTAAAAAAGAATCTAGCATCAGTCTGTCTGATACCTCATACCATCGATGTTACAAACTTTCATACAAAAAAGATAGGCGACAAGGTTAATATTGAAACTGACATTCTTGGAAAATACATTCTAAAATAAGGCTAATTTATTACAAATTTAGTGGTAATTACCAATTTTTTAGTAAACTTTATAATCTGAAACCAAAGGATTTTTCATATGTCACTAGATGCAGCCATCCATTCACTAAAGCAAGGCGAATTTGTTCTCTTACATGATTCTGCGGGTAGAGAAAATGAAATTGACATGGTAGTTGCTGCTGAGCTAATCACTCCTGAACATGTTGCAAGAATGCGACAGCATGCAGGCGGCCTACTATGTCTTGCCATTGACAATGGATTTGGAAAATCACTTGGATTAAGATACATGCATGACATTTTATCAGATACATTTGAAGAGAACTCTAAAGATATGATAATGGGGCTTGCTCCATACGGAGATCATCCTACATTTTCTATATCTATTAACCATTATCAAACCTATACTGGAATTACCGATAATGACAGAGCCTTGACCATAAAAGAACTCTCAAAATTACATGATATTGAAAGTCCTAAAAACAAATTTGTTTCTTCTTTTAAGACTCCTGGCCATGTTCCACTATTGATTGCATCAAATGATCTTTTACTCAAAAGACAGGGACACACTGAGATGTCAATTTATCTAACACAGCTAGCAGGTCTTAAACCCGTTACTGCAATTTGTGAAATGATGGATGCAGATACCTATTCAGCACTATCTGTTGAA
It encodes the following:
- the ribB gene encoding 3,4-dihydroxy-2-butanone-4-phosphate synthase; translation: MSLDAAIHSLKQGEFVLLHDSAGRENEIDMVVAAELITPEHVARMRQHAGGLLCLAIDNGFGKSLGLRYMHDILSDTFEENSKDMIMGLAPYGDHPTFSISINHYQTYTGITDNDRALTIKELSKLHDIESPKNKFVSSFKTPGHVPLLIASNDLLLKRQGHTEMSIYLTQLAGLKPVTAICEMMDADTYSALSVEKASKYAKQNGIPLLDGKELVEYAKVH
- a CDS encoding CoA ester lyase, yielding MSRLFRSLIFVPGNNERFLEKAKSMTADIVCFDLEDSVPENEKNNARNLIKNALKSRSEYKPAVYVRTNSPISGKIPKDLDSVIQKGIDGIVIPKVNNTKELKKIEKILLKIEKKRKITPIQIIPSIESAEGVVNCYEISSASKRVCAIVFGVFDLLNDMGIEYTKQPEGAKYARSKVSLDAKAAGIASIDAIWQDLKDKEGLVEDCKIGKSLGYSGKSLIHPDQIEITHEIFYPSKPEIDWAEKVCQVYLESTKKGKGATTVEGKMIDEVHYKQAKALLELIKKQ
- a CDS encoding Lrp/AsnC family transcriptional regulator produces the protein MKSEKTVSAYVLITCDKGTEESVIEEIRHVDYVKEVQETFGAYNIIAKLVSRKAELIKKAISWQMRKISNVKSTLLLMEV
- a CDS encoding riboflavin synthase, which codes for MFTGIIEGIGKVEKIEKSKNRSAVKMTVDLGTKSRGLKIGQSVALNGVCLTVTKIAKNKANFEMIDETTKKTDLGNLKPGSIINIERSLKANDRLEGHFVLGHVDGVGIIKKILKKPKEVQVWFEIPKKLSKYVVKKGSIAIDGISLTVVDVKKNLASVCLIPHTIDVTNFHTKKIGDKVNIETDILGKYILK